The genomic DNA GGATCGAGGGCATCGCGCAAGCCGTCGCCCAGCAGGTTGAACGCGAGCACCGCGGCCAGGATCGCCAGCCCCGGAAAGGTCACGACCCACCAGGCGCGCAGCACGAACTCGCGCGCGTCGGCCAGCATGGTGCCCCATTCGGGCGACGGCGGCTGCGCGCCAAGGCCGAGAAAGCCGAGCGCCGCGGCATCGAGGATGGCGGTCGAGACGCCCAGCGAGGCCTGGACGATCAGCGGTGCGGCGCAGTTGGGCAGCACCTCGCTGAACATCAGGCGCAAGGTGCCGGCGCCGCTGACGCGCGCGGCGGTGACGTAGTCGCGCGCGATCTCGCCGATGACCGCCGCGCGCGTGATGCGCACGTAATGCGGCAGCACCACGATCGCGACCGCGAGCATCGCGTTGATCAGGCCCGGCCCGAGGATGGCGACGATCACGATCGCCAGCAGCAGGCTCGGCAGCGTGAGGACGACGTCCATCAGCCGCATGATCG from Variovorax sp. PBL-E5 includes the following:
- a CDS encoding ABC transporter permease subunit is translated as MNSIATPSKIVEASSAPPGPWREFWTSFSANRGAVIGLGVIVALFLIALLAPWIAPHTPNTTDSTAFLLPPAWQKGGSVAHLLGTDAIGRDIASRLMYGARLSLSIGVAVVAISVVVGIALGLIAGFARGVLEIAIMRLMDVVLTLPSLLLAIVIVAILGPGLINAMLAVAIVVLPHYVRITRAAVIGEIARDYVTAARVSGAGTLRLMFSEVLPNCAAPLIVQASLGVSTAILDAAALGFLGLGAQPPSPEWGTMLADAREFVLRAWWVVTFPGLAILAAVLAFNLLGDGLRDALDPKLKR